The following proteins are co-located in the Syngnathus scovelli strain Florida chromosome 5, RoL_Ssco_1.2, whole genome shotgun sequence genome:
- the LOC125968748 gene encoding platelet endothelial cell adhesion molecule isoform X5 encodes MGRFLLLLSCTLVSDYLHPWRGTNAQTMFTIRDISISLEPGSDVMRGTNVTVRCQALVSSSGTGPLSREYTIFKDGVTVYTKTTSSSGDLLYRLPDARVSNAGKYKCKINIEGKQVTSEAKKLTVTGLSAPLLHLNNAVVSEGEEVTARCTAPGETGSIIFYFYDDAKEILEDRVNSNQSEVKLRFNTVGIHKMYCTYTVLVTPFFFRSDKSNTVTISVRELSITPVLEISPYSNIYEGDTIDITCTIRDLMPAMHGNVHLYLSRGTQLLSRGDTNVNHSMIALAKDSEEFECRLEMGNVVKVDTKKILVTELFSVPTLSMSPSEVFQRDHMTLSCRSDSFASERLHRDELSYSLDPPESLLLPKSTGVFSGKALLYEFNYTCIAQAKGIRKYSKPLTVIPKVTVSTPRISVVGRAVLGRPIKVLCQSDIGSLPINYTLLKEYEILSTASVKMPFEQALFTVTIHQPDEINKLMCEAKNSPGDPPLSKRLVATVVVPLSHPTLTVIPVLPEIAEGDHLFLICGVKGTPPITFKWYRDGSNNPIFTTTSDKNNTDYQIQALAKGDSGTYYCEAINHANNVVRSAPVTIEVRLALWKKAVIVGFCLLMVSVLVVVIVLCFRSKRGKREAAAELSVLRALNQMTL; translated from the exons ATGGGCCGCTTTCTGCTCCTGTTAAGCTGCACACTCGTATCTGACT ATCTCCATCCATGGAGAGGGACCAACGCACAGACCA TGTTCACTATAAGGGACATCAGTATATCGCTTGAGCCCGGGTCCGATGTGATGCGGGGCACCAATGTGACTGTGCGCTGTCAGGCATTGGTCAGCAGCTCTGGCACAGGGCCACTGAGTCGCGAATACACAATCTTCAAGGATGGCGTCACCGTGTACACAAAGACAACCAGCAGCTCTGGTGATCTCCTGTACCGCCTTCCTGATGCTCGCGTGTCCAACGCGGGCAAATACAAGTGTAAGATCAACATCGAAGGCAAGCAGGTGACCAGTGAGGCCAAGAAACTCACAGTCACGG GTTTGTCTGCACCCCTGCTTCATTTGAACAACGCTGTTGTCAGTGAGGGGGAGGAAGTAACAGCCAGATGCACAGCGCCAGGAGAAACGGGTTCTATCATTTTCTATTTCTATGATGATGCCAAGGAGATCCTAGAGGATAGGGTCAACTCCAACCAGTCTGAAGTCAAGCTTCGCTTCAACACTGTTGGTATCCACAAGATGTACTGTACCTACACCGTCCTGGTGACACCGTTTTTCTTCAGGTCGGACAAAAGCAACACTGTCACCATTTCGGTCAGAG AACTTTCCATTACGCCAGTTTTGGAGATTTCCCCTTACAGCAATATCTATGAAGGAGACACAATTGACATCACGTGCACCATCAGAGACCTCATGCCTGCCATGCACGGAAACGTTCACCTCTACCTGAGTCGCGGGACCCAGCTTCTCAGCAGGGGGGACACCAATGTCAACCACAGCATGATAGCCTTGGCTAAGGACTCTGAGGAGTTTGAGTGTAGACTGGAGATGGGAAATGTTGTGAAGGTTGATACAAAAAAGATTTTGGTGACTG AGCTGTTTTCAGTGCCTACGCTCTCAATGTCACCAAGCGAAGTCTTTCAAAGAGACCACATGACACTGAGCTGCAGAAGTGACAGCTTCGCTTCAGAGAGGCTCCACAGGGACGAGTTGAGTTATAGTTTGGATCCGCCGGAGAGTCTCCTGCTCCCAAAGAGCACTGGCGTGTTTTCTGGCAAAGCTCTGCTCTACGAATTCAACTACACTTGCATTGCTCAAGCCAAGGGCATCAGGAAATATAGCAAACCTTTGACTGTCATTCCTAAAG TAACTGTATCAACACCAAGGATCTCAGTGGTTGGCAGAGCGGTGTTGGGACGTCCAATTAAGGTCCTGTGTCAGTCGGACATCGGCAGCCTGCCCATAAACTACACTTTACTGAAAGAATACGAGATTCTGAGCACGGCCAGTGTGAAAATGCCTTTTGAACAGGCTCTGTTCACCGTCACCATCCACCAGCCTGATGAAATCAACAAGTTGATGTGTGAGGCCAAAAACAGTCCGGGGGACCCGCCACTCAGCAAAAGACTGGTGGCTACTGTTGTTG TACCTCTGTCTCATCCGACCCTCACGGTCATCCCCGTCTTGCCGGAAATTGCAGAGGGAGATCATCTCTTCCTGATCTGTGGTGTGAAAGGCACCCCGCCCATCACCTTTAAGTGGTATCGAGACGGCAGCAACAACCCGATCTTTACCACCACCTCAGACAAGAACAATACAGACTACCAGATTCAAGCTCTGGCCAAAGGTGACAGTGGCACCTACTACTGTGAGGCCATCAATCACGCCAACAATGTGGTCCGCAGCGCACCAGTCACCATAGAAG TGCGCTTAGCCCTCTGGAAGAAAGCGGTTATTGTGGGCTTCTGTCTGCTGATGGTGTCTGTGCTGGTGGTGGTGATTGTGCTGTGCTTCAGGTCCAAGAGAG GTAAAAGGGAAGCAGCTGCTGAATTGTCAGT CCTTCGAGCCCTAAATCAGATGACTCTTTAA